In Paenarthrobacter sp. GOM3, a single window of DNA contains:
- the lipA gene encoding lipoyl synthase — MTLAPEGRKLLRVEQRNAAVPVERKPEWIKAKVQMGPEFVQLKNLVKKEGLHTVCEEAGCPNIFECWEDKEATFLIGGSECTRRCDFCQIDTGKPSPVDMFEPTKVARSVQAMQLRYATVTGVARDDLADEGVWLYAETVRKIHELNPGTGVELLIPDFSGKPEHIAAICDSKPEVFAHNVETVPRIFKRIRPAFRYERSLDVITQGRDLGMVTKSNLILGMGETREEISEALRDLHAAGCDLITITQYLRPSERHLPVDRWVKPQEFVDLQHEAEEIGFLGVMSGPLVRSSYRAGRLWATAMRKKGWEIPAALAHIESSGTTRQEASTILAAHN, encoded by the coding sequence ATGACACTCGCCCCTGAAGGCCGTAAGTTGCTGCGCGTTGAGCAGCGTAACGCGGCGGTACCGGTTGAACGTAAGCCTGAGTGGATTAAGGCCAAGGTCCAGATGGGTCCTGAGTTCGTCCAGCTCAAGAACCTGGTGAAGAAGGAAGGGTTGCACACGGTCTGTGAAGAGGCCGGCTGCCCGAACATTTTCGAGTGCTGGGAAGACAAGGAAGCGACGTTCCTGATCGGCGGGTCCGAGTGCACCCGGCGCTGTGATTTCTGCCAGATCGATACCGGCAAACCCTCCCCGGTGGACATGTTCGAGCCCACGAAGGTGGCCCGCTCGGTGCAGGCCATGCAGTTGCGCTACGCCACGGTGACCGGTGTGGCCCGTGATGACCTGGCCGATGAGGGGGTCTGGTTGTACGCCGAAACGGTGCGGAAGATCCACGAACTGAACCCGGGCACCGGGGTGGAGTTGCTGATCCCGGACTTCTCCGGCAAGCCCGAGCACATCGCGGCGATCTGCGATTCCAAGCCCGAGGTGTTCGCGCATAACGTCGAGACCGTGCCGAGGATTTTCAAGCGGATCCGGCCGGCGTTCCGGTACGAGAGGTCCCTGGATGTCATCACCCAGGGCCGGGATCTGGGCATGGTGACCAAGTCCAACCTGATCCTGGGCATGGGCGAGACCCGTGAAGAGATTTCCGAGGCGTTGCGTGACCTGCACGCCGCCGGGTGTGACCTGATCACGATCACCCAGTACCTGCGGCCCTCCGAACGGCACCTTCCGGTGGACCGGTGGGTCAAGCCGCAGGAGTTCGTGGACCTCCAGCACGAGGCCGAGGAGATCGGTTTCCTCGGCGTCATGTCCGGGCCCCTGGTCCGTTCCTCCTACCGGGCCGGTCGCCTCTGGGCCACCGCGATGCGCAAGAAGGGCTGGGAAATCCCGGCCGCCCTGGCCCACATCGAGTCCTCCGGCACCACCCGCCAGGAAGCCTCCACCATCCTCGCCGCCCACAACTAA